One Mycolicibacter sp. MU0083 DNA window includes the following coding sequences:
- a CDS encoding malate dehydrogenase encodes MSTTPLKVAVTGAAGQIGYSLLFRLASGSLLGPDRPIELRLLEIEPALKALEGVVMELDDCAFPLLSGVEIGSDANKIFDGANLALLVGARPRGPGMERSDLLEANGAIFTAQGKALNAVAASDIRVGVTGNPANTNALIAMSNAPDIPKERFSALTRLDHNRAISQLAAKTGAKVTDVKKMTIWGNHSASQYPDVFHAEVGGRNAAEVVNDQAWIENDFIPTVAKRGAAIIDARGASSAASAASATVDAARSWLLGTPDDDWVSMAVVSDGSYGVPEGLISSFPVTTKNGDWSIVQGLEIDDFSRGRIDASTAELAEEREAVTGLGLI; translated from the coding sequence GTGAGCACAACCCCACTCAAAGTGGCCGTCACCGGCGCCGCCGGCCAGATCGGCTACAGCCTGTTGTTCCGCCTTGCCAGCGGCTCGCTGCTGGGCCCCGACCGGCCCATCGAACTGCGCCTGTTGGAGATCGAGCCGGCGCTGAAGGCACTCGAGGGCGTCGTGATGGAACTCGACGACTGCGCCTTCCCGCTGCTGTCGGGCGTGGAGATCGGCTCGGACGCCAACAAGATCTTCGACGGCGCCAACCTGGCCCTGCTGGTCGGCGCCCGCCCCCGCGGTCCGGGCATGGAGCGCAGTGACCTGCTCGAGGCCAACGGCGCCATCTTCACCGCGCAGGGCAAGGCCCTCAACGCGGTCGCAGCCTCCGACATCCGGGTGGGTGTGACCGGCAACCCGGCCAACACCAACGCGCTGATCGCGATGAGCAACGCCCCCGACATCCCCAAGGAGCGTTTCTCTGCGCTGACCCGCCTGGACCACAACCGGGCGATCTCGCAGCTGGCCGCCAAGACCGGCGCCAAGGTCACCGACGTCAAGAAGATGACGATCTGGGGCAACCACTCCGCCAGCCAGTACCCGGACGTCTTCCACGCCGAGGTCGGCGGGCGCAACGCCGCCGAGGTCGTCAACGACCAGGCCTGGATCGAGAACGACTTCATCCCCACCGTCGCCAAGCGTGGCGCGGCGATCATCGACGCGCGCGGTGCGTCGTCGGCCGCGTCGGCCGCGTCGGCCACCGTCGACGCAGCGCGCAGCTGGCTGCTCGGCACCCCCGACGACGACTGGGTGTCGATGGCCGTGGTCTCCGACGGTTCCTACGGCGTCCCGGAGGGTCTGATCTCGTCGTTCCCGGTCACCACCAAGAACGGCGACTGGAGCATCGTGCAGGGCCTGGAGATCGACGACTTCTCCCGCGGCCGGATCGACGCCTCGACCGCCGAGCTCGCCGAGGAGCGCGAGGCCGTCACCGGCCTCGGCCTGATCTAG
- a CDS encoding ABC transporter substrate-binding protein has translation MAIRRGRLRRLGAAACTALTVASAASACGSVESAGSGPVISVYIPANNSATFSTLARRCTEQAGGRYRLQQFSLPRAADDQRLQLARRLTGNDRTLDVMGLDVVWTAEFAEAGWALPLAEDPAGKAEADAVADTLPGPLATARWRQRLYAAPVVTDTQLLWYRPDLITSPPSTWRQVLGEAARLHAAGQPSWIAVQAKQYEGLMVWFNTLLESAGGHVLGDDGNTVTLVDTAEHRAATVAALQIMKAVAEAPGADPSITQSDEASARLAFEQGNAALEVNWPYVLPSMLENAVKGGVGFLPLQRRSDLAGSIDGVGAFVPSEEQYRAAYDASRAVLGFAPYPEVVAGEPAKVTLGGLNLAVARTTRHRAEAFDAVRCLRTAANQKYVAIEGGLPPVRASVYADPQFREKYPQHSVIRQQLTNAAVRPVTPVYQVVSTRISATLAPITAIDPERTADELAVQVQKAIDGKGLIP, from the coding sequence GTGGCGATTCGGCGCGGTCGCCTACGACGACTCGGTGCGGCCGCGTGCACGGCACTGACCGTCGCCTCGGCCGCATCGGCCTGCGGTTCGGTCGAGTCGGCCGGAAGCGGTCCGGTCATCAGCGTCTACATCCCGGCCAACAACAGCGCGACGTTCAGCACCCTCGCCCGGCGCTGCACCGAACAGGCCGGCGGCAGGTACCGCCTGCAGCAGTTCAGCCTGCCCCGCGCCGCCGACGATCAACGGCTGCAACTGGCGCGCCGGCTGACCGGCAACGACCGCACGCTGGACGTGATGGGCCTGGACGTGGTGTGGACCGCGGAGTTCGCCGAGGCCGGTTGGGCGCTCCCGCTCGCCGAGGACCCGGCCGGGAAAGCCGAGGCGGATGCGGTCGCCGACACCCTGCCGGGTCCGCTCGCCACCGCCCGGTGGCGCCAGCGGCTCTACGCGGCCCCGGTCGTCACCGACACCCAATTGCTCTGGTACCGCCCGGATCTGATCACGTCGCCACCGTCGACCTGGCGCCAGGTGCTGGGCGAGGCAGCCCGCCTGCACGCCGCCGGGCAGCCCAGCTGGATCGCGGTTCAGGCCAAGCAGTACGAAGGCCTGATGGTGTGGTTCAACACCCTGTTGGAAAGTGCCGGCGGGCACGTGCTGGGTGACGACGGCAACACCGTCACCCTCGTCGACACCGCGGAACATCGAGCCGCGACCGTGGCCGCCCTGCAGATCATGAAGGCGGTCGCCGAAGCTCCCGGAGCCGACCCGTCGATCACTCAGAGCGATGAGGCCAGCGCACGGCTGGCGTTCGAGCAGGGCAACGCCGCGTTGGAGGTCAACTGGCCCTACGTGCTGCCGTCGATGCTGGAGAACGCGGTCAAGGGTGGCGTGGGATTCCTTCCGCTGCAGCGACGTTCGGATCTGGCCGGCAGCATCGACGGGGTGGGCGCATTCGTGCCCAGTGAAGAGCAGTACCGGGCCGCCTACGACGCCAGCCGTGCCGTGCTGGGCTTCGCGCCATATCCGGAGGTGGTGGCGGGAGAGCCCGCCAAGGTCACCCTCGGCGGGCTGAACCTCGCGGTGGCCCGGACCACCCGGCACCGCGCCGAGGCGTTCGACGCGGTCCGCTGTCTGCGCACCGCGGCGAACCAGAAATACGTCGCGATCGAGGGAGGCCTGCCGCCGGTGCGCGCCTCGGTCTACGCAGACCCGCAGTTCCGGGAGAAATACCCGCAGCACAGCGTGATCCGTCAACAACTCACCAACGCCGCGGTGCGCCCGGTGACCCCGGTCTACCAGGTGGTGTCGACCCGGATCTCGGCGACACTGGCGCCGATCACCGCAATCGACCCGGAACGCACCGCCGACGAACTGGCGGTGCAGGTGCAAAAGGCCATCGACGGCAAGGGGCTGATCCCGTGA
- a CDS encoding general stress protein, which yields MTSPFQPGQTPDPLGGPGAPGRRDVTRLPTPPKGWPIGAYPTYAEAQRAVDYLSDQQFPVHQVTIVGVDLMQVERVTGRLTWPKVLGGGVLTGAWLGLFIGLVLGIFSENPTQALVTGLVAGVFFGLITSSVPYAMARGTRDFSSTMQLVAGRYDVLCDPQSAEQGRDLLAKLTL from the coding sequence ATGACCAGTCCTTTTCAGCCAGGACAAACACCCGATCCACTCGGTGGCCCCGGGGCACCCGGGCGCCGCGACGTGACGCGGCTGCCGACCCCGCCGAAGGGCTGGCCGATCGGGGCGTACCCCACCTACGCCGAAGCGCAGCGGGCGGTGGACTATCTGTCCGACCAGCAATTCCCGGTGCACCAGGTCACCATCGTCGGTGTCGATCTGATGCAGGTCGAACGGGTCACCGGCCGACTCACCTGGCCCAAGGTGCTCGGCGGCGGGGTGCTGACCGGCGCCTGGCTGGGCCTGTTCATCGGGCTGGTCCTGGGCATCTTCAGCGAGAACCCGACCCAGGCGCTGGTGACGGGCTTGGTAGCCGGGGTTTTCTTCGGCCTGATCACTTCATCGGTGCCCTATGCGATGGCCCGCGGTACAAGGGATTTCAGCTCGACCATGCAGTTGGTCGCCGGTCGTTACGACGTGCTGTGTGACCCGCAGAGTGCCGAACAGGGCCGGGATCTGTTGGCGAAGCTGACCCTCTGA
- a CDS encoding DUF4190 domain-containing protein, producing MTAPGGDPGENPPGHADQPWTNPGSPAPAPGGWANPAGFGGPPPESGFPPPGGYPPPGGYPPPGGYPPPGGYPPPGGYPPPDFGMPTGHPPPGYGMYPGGYLPDGQQPKTSALAIGSLVLSVLSLVFWPLAVAGVILGAVALNQIKTTGQAGHGMAVAGTAVGGVALLLGIIASMVAMNVN from the coding sequence ATGACAGCTCCCGGAGGGGATCCTGGCGAGAATCCCCCAGGCCATGCCGATCAGCCCTGGACCAACCCGGGTTCGCCCGCACCCGCCCCGGGCGGCTGGGCCAACCCGGCAGGCTTCGGCGGGCCGCCGCCGGAATCCGGGTTTCCCCCGCCCGGCGGTTACCCGCCGCCCGGCGGCTATCCGCCACCCGGCGGTTACCCGCCACCGGGGGGCTACCCCCCGCCGGGTGGTTATCCGCCGCCGGACTTCGGCATGCCCACCGGGCACCCGCCGCCGGGCTATGGCATGTACCCGGGCGGCTACCTTCCCGACGGGCAGCAGCCGAAGACCAGCGCGCTGGCGATCGGCTCGCTGGTTCTCTCGGTGCTGAGCCTGGTGTTCTGGCCGCTGGCGGTGGCCGGGGTCATCCTGGGAGCCGTCGCGCTGAACCAGATCAAGACGACCGGCCAGGCGGGCCACGGCATGGCGGTGGCCGGCACCGCGGTCGGCGGTGTGGCCCTGCTGCTGGGGATCATCGCGTCGATGGTCGCCATGAATGTGAACTAG
- a CDS encoding ABC transporter ATP-binding protein has protein sequence MAEIELLHITKSYPDGAVAVQDLSLTIADGEFIILVGPSGCGKSTTLNMIAGLEEISSGELRIGGRRVNERAPKDRDIAMVFQSYALYPHMTVRGNIAFPLTLAKMKKPQIAEKVAEVAKILDLTDLLDRKPSQLSGGQRQRVAMGRAIVRQPKAFLMDEPLSNLDAKLRVQMRSEIARLQRRLGTTTVYVTHDQTEAMTLGDRVVVMHGGIAQQIGTPDELYQRPANLFVAGFVGSPAMNFFPGTLTATGARLSFGEIPLDAATREAIGRHPAPSGGDVVIGARPEHLGDAALLDEAGRDAAVTFAARVDLVESLGADKYVYFTPNGSADAPADNGLVARVPAESKAHGGQPIELALDPGRVVVFDAKTGVNLSVAPAGR, from the coding sequence ATGGCAGAGATCGAACTCCTCCACATCACCAAGAGCTACCCCGACGGCGCGGTGGCGGTGCAGGATCTGTCGTTGACGATCGCCGACGGCGAATTCATCATCCTGGTGGGCCCGTCGGGTTGCGGAAAATCCACCACGCTGAACATGATCGCCGGTCTCGAGGAGATCTCGTCGGGGGAACTTCGGATCGGCGGTCGACGCGTCAACGAGCGCGCCCCGAAGGATCGCGACATCGCCATGGTGTTCCAGTCCTATGCGCTCTACCCGCACATGACGGTGCGGGGCAATATCGCGTTCCCGCTGACCCTGGCCAAGATGAAGAAGCCGCAGATCGCCGAGAAGGTCGCCGAGGTCGCCAAGATCCTCGATCTGACCGACCTGCTGGATCGCAAGCCGTCGCAACTCTCCGGCGGGCAGCGGCAGCGGGTGGCGATGGGCCGGGCGATCGTGCGGCAGCCCAAGGCCTTTCTGATGGACGAGCCGCTGTCCAACCTCGACGCCAAACTGCGGGTACAGATGCGCAGCGAGATCGCCCGACTGCAGCGCCGGTTGGGCACCACCACGGTCTACGTCACCCATGACCAGACCGAGGCGATGACGCTGGGCGACCGCGTGGTGGTGATGCACGGCGGCATCGCCCAGCAGATCGGTACCCCCGACGAGCTCTACCAGCGTCCGGCGAACCTGTTCGTCGCCGGATTCGTCGGGTCCCCGGCGATGAACTTCTTCCCCGGCACCCTGACCGCGACCGGCGCCCGGCTGTCCTTCGGCGAGATACCGCTGGATGCGGCGACCCGCGAGGCGATCGGAAGACATCCCGCGCCGTCCGGCGGGGACGTGGTCATCGGGGCGCGTCCCGAGCACCTCGGCGACGCCGCGCTGCTCGACGAGGCCGGGCGCGACGCCGCGGTGACGTTCGCTGCGCGCGTCGACCTCGTCGAATCGCTGGGCGCGGACAAGTACGTGTACTTCACCCCGAACGGGTCCGCCGACGCGCCGGCCGACAACGGGCTGGTGGCCCGGGTTCCGGCCGAGTCGAAAGCCCATGGCGGTCAACCGATCGAGTTGGCGCTGGACCCCGGCCGGGTGGTGGTGTTCGACGCCAAGACCGGGGTCAACCTCAGCGTCGCACCGGCCGGACGGTGA
- a CDS encoding suppressor of fused domain protein yields the protein MSDVLDRVRAHVRQHFRAAGMATEPDTARITFLGVEPIEVLRYGPGPDRMVHYVSAGCSRHPMGDPGEILADPVHGPRAEIVVRLRSSGTDTGLARSLAAMAASPAVEGVVLAPDGLIDLGGPLWTGPSGPVPFTAVLLGTSDIADLALDGPREPVRFFSATPITATEAAWVRLKGAEAMREAWRVDGVDVCDPARSASQPT from the coding sequence GTGAGTGACGTTCTCGACCGGGTGCGCGCCCACGTTCGGCAGCACTTCCGCGCCGCGGGAATGGCGACCGAACCGGACACCGCGCGGATCACCTTCCTGGGCGTCGAGCCGATCGAGGTGTTGCGGTACGGGCCCGGCCCCGACCGCATGGTGCATTACGTGTCGGCGGGGTGTTCCCGTCATCCGATGGGCGATCCCGGCGAGATCCTCGCCGACCCGGTACACGGTCCGCGCGCTGAAATCGTTGTGCGACTGCGATCTTCGGGGACCGATACCGGGCTGGCCCGCAGCCTGGCCGCGATGGCCGCGTCGCCGGCGGTCGAAGGGGTGGTGTTGGCGCCGGACGGATTGATCGATCTGGGCGGGCCGCTGTGGACCGGGCCGTCCGGCCCGGTGCCGTTCACCGCGGTGTTGTTGGGGACCAGTGACATCGCCGACCTGGCGCTGGACGGGCCCCGGGAACCGGTGCGGTTCTTCTCGGCCACCCCGATCACCGCGACCGAAGCGGCCTGGGTGCGGTTGAAGGGCGCCGAGGCGATGCGTGAGGCCTGGCGGGTCGACGGTGTGGATGTGTGTGACCCCGCCCGCTCCGCCTCCCAACCCACCTAG
- a CDS encoding HpcH/HpaI aldolase/citrate lyase family protein, translated as MTNAYRPRRTCLSVPGSSQKMIDKAKALPADEVFLDLEDAVAPAAKEQARTQVAAALTAQDWTAPLLGVRVNDWTTPWTHADLIEVVSAVGAAGSRLDVIVLPKVSDASHVHALDLLLTQLETTYGLPVGGIGIDAQIEDARGLTNINAIAAAPRVQALVLGPADLMASLNTRTLEVGEQPEGYTEGDAYHHVLMTILVAARAHGIAAIDGPYLKVRDVEAFRRVAGRSAALGYDGKWVLHPDQIAAGNEIFSPRQAEYDHAELILEAYAWHTSQAGGARGAVMLGDEMLDEASRKMALVVAGKGRAAGMSRQAPAFTPPSPA; from the coding sequence AGATGATCGACAAGGCCAAGGCCCTACCGGCCGACGAGGTGTTCCTGGACTTGGAGGACGCGGTCGCGCCGGCGGCGAAGGAGCAGGCCCGAACGCAGGTCGCCGCGGCACTCACCGCCCAGGACTGGACCGCCCCGCTGCTGGGGGTGCGGGTCAACGACTGGACCACACCGTGGACGCACGCCGATCTGATCGAGGTGGTTTCGGCCGTCGGGGCGGCCGGTAGCCGACTCGACGTCATCGTGTTGCCCAAGGTGTCGGACGCCTCGCACGTCCATGCGCTCGACCTGCTGCTCACACAATTGGAGACCACCTACGGGCTGCCGGTCGGCGGCATCGGGATCGACGCCCAGATCGAGGACGCGCGCGGACTGACCAACATCAACGCGATCGCCGCCGCACCCCGGGTGCAGGCGCTGGTGCTGGGTCCGGCGGACCTGATGGCCAGCCTCAACACCCGCACCCTGGAGGTCGGGGAGCAGCCGGAGGGCTACACCGAGGGCGACGCCTACCACCATGTGCTGATGACGATCCTGGTGGCCGCGCGGGCCCACGGGATCGCCGCCATCGACGGGCCCTACCTGAAGGTGCGCGATGTCGAGGCGTTCCGCCGGGTGGCCGGCCGGTCGGCCGCGCTGGGCTACGACGGCAAATGGGTGCTGCACCCCGACCAGATCGCGGCCGGCAACGAGATCTTCAGCCCGCGCCAGGCCGAGTACGACCATGCCGAGCTGATCCTGGAGGCCTACGCCTGGCACACCTCGCAGGCCGGCGGGGCCCGCGGCGCGGTGATGCTCGGCGACGAGATGCTCGACGAGGCGAGCCGCAAGATGGCGCTGGTGGTGGCGGGCAAGGGCCGGGCGGCCGGGATGAGCCGACAGGCACCGGCGTTCACCCCGCCCTCGCCGGCCTAG
- a CDS encoding carbohydrate ABC transporter permease, which translates to MTDLRRRTAWLIIDLAVVVYALVPVLWIFSLSLKPTATVKDGKLIPSSVTLDNYRGIFSGDVFGSALINSVGIGLITTVIAVVIGAMAAYAVARLEFGGKRLLVGAALLIAMFPQISLVTPLFNIERATGLFDTWPGLIIPYITFALPLAIYTLSAFFAEIPWELEKAAKMDGATPGQAFRKVIAPLAAPGIVTAAILVFIFAWNDLLLALSLTATKASITAPVAIANFTGSSQFEEPTGSIAAGAMVITVPIIVFVLIFQRRIVAGLTSGAVKG; encoded by the coding sequence ATGACCGACCTGCGCCGCCGCACCGCCTGGCTGATCATCGACCTGGCGGTGGTGGTCTACGCCCTGGTCCCGGTGCTGTGGATCTTCTCGCTGTCGCTCAAGCCGACGGCAACGGTCAAAGACGGCAAGCTGATTCCCTCGTCGGTCACCCTGGACAACTATCGCGGGATCTTCTCCGGCGACGTCTTCGGTTCCGCGCTGATCAACTCGGTGGGGATCGGCCTGATCACCACGGTGATCGCGGTGGTGATCGGAGCGATGGCCGCCTACGCGGTGGCGCGCCTGGAGTTCGGCGGCAAGCGCCTGCTGGTCGGCGCGGCGCTGCTCATCGCGATGTTTCCCCAGATATCGCTGGTGACACCGCTTTTCAACATCGAACGGGCAACCGGACTGTTCGATACCTGGCCGGGGCTGATCATCCCCTACATCACCTTCGCGCTGCCGCTGGCGATCTACACGCTGTCGGCGTTCTTCGCCGAGATCCCCTGGGAACTGGAGAAAGCCGCCAAGATGGACGGTGCCACCCCGGGCCAGGCGTTCCGCAAGGTCATCGCACCACTGGCGGCGCCGGGGATCGTCACCGCCGCGATCCTGGTGTTCATCTTCGCCTGGAACGATCTGCTCCTGGCGTTGTCGCTGACCGCCACCAAGGCGTCGATCACCGCCCCGGTGGCGATCGCCAACTTCACCGGCAGTTCGCAGTTCGAGGAACCGACCGGGTCGATCGCGGCCGGCGCGATGGTCATCACCGTGCCGATCATCGTCTTTGTTCTAATCTTCCAACGACGGATCGTGGCGGGACTGACCTCCGGTGCGGTGAAGGGATAG
- the corA gene encoding magnesium/cobalt transporter CorA, whose amino-acid sequence MTALQDPTPRVLVDCGVYADGERIPGEFTPAGARAKVREIEAGGGEAFVWVGLHEPGLAQMQGVAATFQLHPLSVEDAVQAHQRPKLERYDDTLFLVLKTVNYVAHESARLPREIVETGEIMIFVGKNFVVTVRHGEHSSLSDVRRRMDNDPEQMRLGPFAVMHAIADYVVDRYVEVTNLMETDIDDIEEVAFAPGTRTDVEPIYQIKREVVELRRAVAPLTLPFERMQTDYRDLVSKEVRRYLRDVADHQTRAAEQIAGYDELLSSLVQAALARVGMQQNTDMRKMSAWAGIIAVPTMIAGIYGMNFDQMPALHWAFSYPVVVAGMAVISAVLYRAFRRNGWL is encoded by the coding sequence ATGACGGCGTTGCAAGACCCGACACCACGGGTGCTGGTGGACTGCGGCGTCTACGCCGACGGCGAGCGGATTCCCGGCGAATTCACCCCCGCCGGCGCGCGGGCCAAAGTGCGCGAGATCGAAGCCGGTGGCGGCGAGGCGTTCGTCTGGGTCGGTCTGCACGAACCCGGCCTGGCCCAGATGCAGGGGGTGGCCGCGACGTTCCAGCTGCACCCGTTGTCCGTGGAAGACGCGGTGCAGGCGCATCAGCGGCCGAAGCTGGAGCGCTACGACGACACCCTGTTCCTGGTACTCAAAACCGTCAACTACGTCGCGCACGAATCGGCGCGGTTGCCGCGGGAGATCGTCGAGACCGGCGAGATCATGATCTTCGTCGGCAAGAACTTCGTGGTCACGGTTCGGCACGGTGAACACAGCAGCCTGTCCGACGTCCGCAGGCGGATGGACAACGATCCCGAGCAGATGCGGCTGGGGCCGTTCGCGGTGATGCACGCGATCGCCGACTATGTGGTGGACCGCTATGTCGAGGTGACCAATCTCATGGAGACCGACATCGACGACATCGAAGAGGTGGCGTTTGCGCCGGGCACCCGTACGGATGTCGAGCCGATCTACCAGATCAAACGCGAGGTCGTCGAACTGCGGCGCGCGGTGGCCCCGCTGACCCTGCCGTTCGAGCGGATGCAGACCGACTACCGGGACCTGGTCTCCAAGGAGGTGCGGCGCTACCTGCGCGACGTCGCCGACCACCAGACCCGGGCCGCCGAGCAGATCGCCGGCTACGACGAGTTGCTGAGCTCGCTGGTGCAGGCCGCACTGGCACGGGTGGGCATGCAGCAGAACACCGACATGCGCAAGATGTCGGCCTGGGCGGGCATCATCGCGGTGCCGACCATGATCGCGGGCATCTACGGGATGAACTTCGATCAGATGCCCGCCCTGCACTGGGCGTTCAGCTATCCGGTGGTCGTCGCCGGCATGGCCGTCATCTCCGCGGTGCTCTACCGCGCGTTCCGCCGCAACGGCTGGCTCTGA
- a CDS encoding carbohydrate ABC transporter permease, which translates to MTSHTGSRADDVRAQRRLAVVLVAPAVILMLAVTAYPIGYAIWLSLLRYNLATPDDTAFVGLANYQTTLTDSYWWTAVGVTVGITVVSVAIEFVLGLALALVMHRSLFAKGMVRTAVLVPYGIVTVAAAYSWYYAWTPGTGYLADLLPAGSAPLTQQLPSLAIVVAAEVWKTTPFMALLLLAGLALVPDDLLKAAQMDGAGAWRRLVSVILPMMKPAILVALLFRTLDAFRIFDNIYVLTNGSNDTGSVSILGYDNLFKGFNVGLGSAISVLIFGCVALIAWVFIKVFGAAAPGSDRR; encoded by the coding sequence GTGACGTCGCATACCGGTTCGCGCGCCGACGACGTGCGCGCGCAGCGTCGGCTGGCCGTAGTGCTCGTCGCTCCCGCGGTGATCCTGATGCTGGCGGTGACGGCCTACCCGATCGGCTACGCGATCTGGCTGAGCCTGCTGCGCTACAACCTCGCGACTCCGGACGACACCGCCTTCGTCGGCCTGGCCAACTACCAGACCACGCTGACCGACTCCTACTGGTGGACTGCGGTCGGGGTGACGGTGGGGATCACCGTGGTCTCGGTGGCCATCGAATTCGTACTCGGCCTGGCCCTGGCGCTGGTGATGCACCGGAGTCTGTTCGCCAAGGGCATGGTGCGCACCGCCGTGCTGGTGCCCTACGGGATCGTGACGGTCGCGGCCGCCTACAGCTGGTATTACGCCTGGACACCCGGCACCGGGTATCTGGCCGACCTGCTGCCGGCGGGCAGCGCGCCGCTGACCCAGCAGTTGCCGTCACTGGCGATCGTGGTGGCGGCCGAGGTATGGAAGACGACGCCGTTCATGGCCCTGCTGTTATTGGCCGGTCTGGCGCTGGTCCCCGACGATCTGCTCAAGGCGGCACAGATGGACGGCGCCGGCGCGTGGCGCAGGCTGGTCAGTGTGATCCTGCCGATGATGAAGCCGGCGATCCTGGTGGCGTTGCTGTTCCGCACGCTCGACGCATTCCGGATCTTCGACAACATCTACGTGCTCACCAACGGTTCGAACGACACCGGTTCGGTGTCCATCCTCGGCTACGACAACCTGTTCAAGGGGTTCAACGTGGGCTTGGGATCGGCGATCTCGGTGCTGATCTTCGGCTGCGTGGCGCTGATCGCCTGGGTGTTCATCAAGGTGTTCGGCGCCGCGGCGCCGGGATCGGACCGGCGATGA